Part of the Novosphingobium sp. ZN18A2 genome, GGCGACATAGGCGGCCAGCAGGCCGTGTCCGGCAGTCAGCAACCGCACGACAGCGCCGTGTTCGCCGTGCGGACGGCTTGCGCACAGGATGGCGGACGCGCGGATGAGCATTGCCGTGGGCTTTGGACCTGCGGCGGCACATCGGCAAGCCCGGCAATTCATAGCCCAAAATCGAATCCGCCATGCAAAACAATCCATCGTGGAAAACAGGGCCGATCTGGGATACCCTTGCCATATGAAGGAGCTCTTCCAGCACGTTGCCATGACGCACGGTGTCACCGTGCGCGTTGCCGTGAACTTCCTGCCCGAACAATCGCGGGTCGAAGCCGGCAAGTGGTTCTGGGTCTATCATATCCGTATCGAGAACGCCTCTGACGAAGCCTTTACGCTTGTCACACGTCACTGGCGGATCACCGACGGGCGCGGCGTGGTGAACTTCGTGGACGGCGAAGGCGTGGTGGGCGACCAGCCCCGGCTTGAGCCGGGCGAATCGCACGATTACGTCTCCGGCTGCCCGCTCGGCACATCGCACGGCAGCATGGAAGGCCACTACACCATGCGCCGCGACGACGGTTCGCTGTTCGAAGTGGCGATTCCCTTCTTTCCGCTGGCGGCTCCGGCCACGGCGGACTGAACCAAAGACCGGAACCATGAAGCGGACGCACCTCCCGCTGAACGGGCTGCGCGTGCTCGATGCCGCGGCCCGGCATCTGTCCTTCACCCGCGCGGCAGACGAGCTTGCGGTTACCCCCGCCGCCGTGGGGCAGCAGATCCGCGCGCTGGAAGACCTGCTGGGCGTCGTGCTGTTCCGCCGAACGCCCAAGGGGCTGGAACTGACGGACGAAGCCGCTGCCGGGCTCGACGCTGTGCGCGAAGGCTTCCTGCGGTTCGAGGAAGGCGTGCAGGCGATACAGGCCGGCCAGTCGAGCCATGTCTATACCATCGCCTGCCCGCGCGACTTTTTCGCCGCATGGCTGGGGCCGCGGCTGGCGGCGTTTCGCGGCGAAAATCCGCAGATGCGCTTCGTGCTTGTCGCCGGCGAGAGCGAGGTGGACTTCACCGAAGCCAACCTGGACCTGGCGGTTCGCTGGTCCGAAGGGCCGGGCGACCTGGAAGGCATCGCGCTGGGTGGGCCGGACATGGTCGTCGTCTCGCCGCCGGGGTCATCGGGCGACGTGCCGTGGATAGGCTGGCCGGGCGATCCCTTTCCGGCGGGCGAGGGGCAGGACCCGGCGATGAGCGTGGCCGATGCCGGAACGGCGATCAGCGCCGCCGGTTCGGGGCTGGGCCGCGCGCGCGTTCCCGCCCTGCTTGCCGAAGCCGCGACCGCGACGGGCGCTGTTTCCGCGTCTCCGGCAGAGCGGGCTTGTCGCAAGGGATACTGGCTGGTCGCCCCGCTTCCGCAATGGCGCCAGAAGAAGGTCCGCGCGCTGGTCGCCGCGTTATCCTAGTGGTCCGATTCTGACATTTGCATCCCTGCCGGCTGGGTAGCGACAAATGTCAGAATCAATCCACCGGGCGCGGTGCGTGATGTGTCCGGCAATTGGGCCGAAATTCCGTTGCCTCGAAGACGGCGCCGTTTCGGAATTTCGCGTTCCCACCCCAGATCCGGTCATCCGCCGTTCGACAATGCGTAACCTTCGGGGTAAGGGCGCGCCGTGATGATGGACGATGCCGCACCCGACCTGTTGCCCGAAGGGCTGGAAGACCGCCTCCCGCCAGAGGCCGCCGCAGCTACGCGCGTGATGCGCGCGATCCAGGACGTGATGCACTCGCACGGATACGACCGCGTGCTGCCGCCGATGATCGAATACGAACGGTCGCTGGCCGGGCGCATGGCGGGCATCAACGCGCGGCGCATGTTCCGCTTCGTCGATCCGTCCAGCCTCAGGATGATGGCGCTGCGCGCGGACTATACCCCGCAGATCGGGCGCATCGCACAGACCCGGCTGGCCGATGCGCCGCGTCCGCTGCGCCTGTGGTATGCAGGCCAGGTGCTGACCATCAAGCCGGAAGGGCTCGATCCGGCGCGCGAATGGCTCCAGTGCGGGGGTGAGCTTGTCGGCGCGGACAATGTCGCCGCCGCGAGCGAGATCGTGACGATGGCGATCGAGGCGCTCGAAACCGCGGGTGCGACGGGCATCAGCGTGGATTTCACCCTGCCCGACCTTGTCGATACGCTGGCGGCAGACGCCATGCCGCTGCCCGCCGAACGGATTGAGGCCGTCCGGCGCGAGCTTGACGCGAAGGACGCGGGCGGTCTGGTGGAGGCCGGCGGCGAGGGTTACCTGCCGCTGCTCTATGCAACCGGCGAATTCGATACCGCGATAGAGCGGCTCGCGGCCTTTGACGCGGCAACCGGATCGGGCGGCGGCGCGCTTGCCAGCCGGATCGCGGGGCTGAAGGAGATTGCTGCATCGCTGGGCGGGCGTGTGCGGCTGACACTCGACCCGTCGGAGCGCCACGGCTTCGAATATCAGAGCTGGTTCGGTTTCACGCTCTATGCCGATGGCGTGCGCGGTGCGCTGGGTCGCGGCGGGACGTACAGGATCGCCGGTGAGGGCAAGGGGGAGCCGGCAACCGGCTTTTCGCTCTATCCCGATGCGCTGGTCGATATCGTCGCACTGGCGGATGCGCGCGAAGACCTGCTGTTCCTGCCGCTGGGGCACAACCGGGAAGAGGCCGCGCGACTGCGCAGCATCGGCTGGCGCACGGTGGCCGCGCTGTCGGAAGGCGATGCGCCGGGCGTTCTGGGCTGTACGCACATGCTGACAAGCGAAGGGCCACAACCGGTCTGACGGCTGCGGCCCCGCTGTTAGTCCATCCGTTCGGGCGGGGTTCGATCAGAGTCCGGAGAACGTCGCCGGGTCCGGCCCGATGCGGCCATTGGCATCGTCGAGCATTTCGATCCGGCCCATCTGGTCACGCTTGAGGTGCGTGGAAAG contains:
- the apaG gene encoding Co2+/Mg2+ efflux protein ApaG, with amino-acid sequence MKELFQHVAMTHGVTVRVAVNFLPEQSRVEAGKWFWVYHIRIENASDEAFTLVTRHWRITDGRGVVNFVDGEGVVGDQPRLEPGESHDYVSGCPLGTSHGSMEGHYTMRRDDGSLFEVAIPFFPLAAPATAD
- a CDS encoding ATP phosphoribosyltransferase regulatory subunit; translation: MDDAAPDLLPEGLEDRLPPEAAAATRVMRAIQDVMHSHGYDRVLPPMIEYERSLAGRMAGINARRMFRFVDPSSLRMMALRADYTPQIGRIAQTRLADAPRPLRLWYAGQVLTIKPEGLDPAREWLQCGGELVGADNVAAASEIVTMAIEALETAGATGISVDFTLPDLVDTLAADAMPLPAERIEAVRRELDAKDAGGLVEAGGEGYLPLLYATGEFDTAIERLAAFDAATGSGGGALASRIAGLKEIAASLGGRVRLTLDPSERHGFEYQSWFGFTLYADGVRGALGRGGTYRIAGEGKGEPATGFSLYPDALVDIVALADAREDLLFLPLGHNREEAARLRSIGWRTVAALSEGDAPGVLGCTHMLTSEGPQPV
- a CDS encoding LysR family transcriptional regulator, producing the protein MKRTHLPLNGLRVLDAAARHLSFTRAADELAVTPAAVGQQIRALEDLLGVVLFRRTPKGLELTDEAAAGLDAVREGFLRFEEGVQAIQAGQSSHVYTIACPRDFFAAWLGPRLAAFRGENPQMRFVLVAGESEVDFTEANLDLAVRWSEGPGDLEGIALGGPDMVVVSPPGSSGDVPWIGWPGDPFPAGEGQDPAMSVADAGTAISAAGSGLGRARVPALLAEAATATGAVSASPAERACRKGYWLVAPLPQWRQKKVRALVAALS